In Actinoplanes derwentensis, the following proteins share a genomic window:
- a CDS encoding dihydrolipoyllysine-residue succinyltransferase component of 2-oxoglutarate dehydrogenase complex, whose translation MLLEGPAIEPLLAQVRDEYGSSVRIISADKVRSGGIGGFFAKQHFELSVEVPDSTEDSDDMAQQTVAGNGAQNFESLLEQAESRDRVTTERGPTTAELRSRQDGRNAALGDTGAAFAELMAGLDVAGHLGEGRPPARHRPPEEKEDTPTVRPFRPAAAGGSAVNSGQQRPLPAALPTVPAFPERPAAREREREALETREPRETMTPIRAATASRAVTPATPVTPFRTAEPAAAPIRPGRSAAEVYDAVPVSPAPAAAPAPAPAVSTSRAGELDSVQRNLITVGMPESMARKITGGDTYAGVLSVLAARPAAPGIPDGPGEILVVAGEVHTAVSIGKHILEQLHVDQTHLLLAGPSTAGTGLHSSRLISSRGSAESRAEKLQSSDHPWVVVIDAPVGGTDPFWVNDMCDALGATALWAVVDATRKTADTARHLRNLGDVEALVVHSVELTADPASVLGLDVPIFSLDGKPATPHAWAAMLCARIAAEVMPLAVMPRRVTRSGRR comes from the coding sequence GTGCTGCTTGAGGGACCGGCCATCGAGCCGCTGCTGGCTCAGGTCCGCGATGAGTACGGCTCCAGCGTCCGGATCATCTCCGCCGACAAGGTACGAAGTGGTGGCATCGGGGGCTTCTTCGCGAAGCAGCACTTCGAGCTTTCCGTCGAGGTACCGGATTCAACCGAGGACAGTGATGACATGGCCCAACAGACCGTTGCCGGTAACGGCGCACAGAACTTCGAGAGTCTGCTCGAGCAGGCGGAATCCCGGGACCGGGTGACCACCGAACGCGGGCCCACCACCGCCGAGCTACGGTCCCGGCAGGACGGCCGCAACGCCGCACTCGGTGACACCGGGGCCGCGTTCGCCGAGCTGATGGCCGGTCTGGACGTCGCCGGTCACCTCGGCGAGGGCCGCCCGCCGGCCCGCCACCGCCCGCCCGAGGAGAAGGAGGACACCCCGACGGTGCGCCCGTTCCGCCCGGCGGCGGCCGGTGGTTCCGCGGTCAACTCCGGTCAGCAGCGGCCGTTGCCCGCCGCGTTGCCGACGGTGCCGGCCTTCCCGGAGCGCCCGGCGGCCCGGGAACGGGAACGGGAGGCCCTGGAGACCCGCGAGCCTCGCGAGACCATGACGCCGATCCGTGCGGCGACCGCGTCGCGGGCGGTCACCCCGGCTACCCCGGTCACCCCGTTTCGCACCGCGGAGCCCGCCGCCGCTCCCATCCGGCCGGGCCGGTCGGCTGCCGAGGTGTACGACGCGGTTCCGGTCTCCCCGGCGCCCGCCGCCGCTCCGGCCCCGGCCCCGGCCGTCTCGACGAGCCGCGCCGGCGAGCTGGACTCGGTGCAGCGCAACCTGATCACGGTCGGGATGCCGGAGTCGATGGCCCGCAAGATCACCGGTGGGGACACGTACGCCGGGGTGCTCAGCGTGCTCGCCGCCCGCCCGGCCGCACCCGGCATCCCGGACGGCCCCGGCGAGATCCTGGTGGTAGCCGGTGAGGTGCACACCGCCGTGTCCATCGGCAAGCACATCCTGGAACAGCTGCACGTGGACCAGACCCACCTGCTCCTGGCCGGGCCGTCCACCGCCGGAACCGGGCTGCACTCGTCCCGGCTCATCTCCAGCCGCGGCTCGGCCGAGTCCCGGGCGGAGAAGCTGCAGAGCTCCGACCACCCGTGGGTGGTGGTGATCGACGCGCCGGTCGGCGGCACCGATCCGTTCTGGGTCAACGACATGTGCGACGCGCTCGGCGCCACCGCGCTCTGGGCCGTCGTCGACGCCACCCGCAAGACCGCCGACACCGCCCGCCACCTGCGCAACCTCGGCGACGTCGAGGCGCTCGTGGTGCACAGCGTGGAACTCACCGCCGACCCGGCCTCGGTACTCGGCCTGGACGTGCCGATCTTCTCGCTGGACGGCAAACCGGCCACCCCGCACGCCTGGGCGGCGATGCTCTGCGCGCGGATCGCGGCCGAGGTGATGCCGCTGGCGGTCATGCCTCGCCGGGTGACCCGCTCCGGCCGTCGCTGA
- a CDS encoding flagellar hook-length control protein FliK, translating to MSSSVTGPDRRPGAEPARKPGGRREDGSADFGSALSAEIGSDKSSPKASSPGSGREPGDRSAAGRAAAHGAESAARDAAAERAADSRAALSRAALSRAALSRAAVARAAVSRVDASRADTARADASRADASRADASRARNERAGADRAALSRAAGARAAISRPDASRPDSSRSEPSRTGTDRAGTDRAAARTATERTGEQRAADRRPDAGRDTKQAGPTHTGPRTDEARYSAAAKDDTKATAEGQQVAEDGVETEPKPENTATVTAMTAALPVAPVPVETSETTAVQETGSAPVAATAEPQAAADVAPTTTDQATAPATTAVTTVTGQAAASQAATGQAPAAGPAPADRSGTTPAPAGPAPGAEPTGQTLGGTATASAPGPATAPGSAAGASPATAPTGTSDTAPAPALSAAQEAAATVRPESLRSTAETTEPAAREQTAPAAEPTAEAAPAGDVAPGSGPEAGSTGAGGQGDQARSSSGQSGDTPAGTRDGAFPTGLPQDAGPTEAGATTAAPAAGLPGVTGPQATAPTATVADVQATPPAAPSTPAPTAHQLATRLIPLKLDADGVHRLTVNLHPADLGPVQVVAEIRNGDITVQLTGGTEAGTDALRSALDELRRELEDSGFGNCTLDLRQGNAQQEQTRQQFADALGRRGGRGGGEGPDIGPEPAPVTTRRIDPSTGRVDVEA from the coding sequence GCAAACCGGGTGGGCGGCGTGAGGACGGGTCGGCGGACTTCGGTTCGGCGCTCTCGGCCGAGATCGGCTCCGACAAGTCCTCCCCGAAAGCTTCTTCGCCGGGCTCCGGACGGGAGCCGGGCGATCGGTCAGCAGCTGGTCGGGCCGCCGCGCACGGGGCGGAGTCCGCCGCGCGGGACGCCGCCGCCGAGCGGGCCGCTGACTCTCGGGCGGCGCTGTCGCGTGCCGCGCTTTCCCGGGCCGCGCTTTCCCGGGCCGCTGTCGCCCGGGCCGCGGTCTCACGGGTCGATGCCTCCCGCGCTGATACCGCACGGGCCGATGCCTCCCGCGCTGATGCTTCTCGGGCCGATGCCTCACGCGCCAGGAATGAACGGGCTGGTGCTGATCGGGCTGCTCTCTCGCGGGCCGCCGGCGCACGGGCCGCCATCTCCCGGCCTGATGCTTCACGGCCCGACTCCTCCCGATCTGAGCCCTCCCGAACCGGAACCGACCGGGCCGGAACCGACCGGGCCGCCGCACGGACCGCGACCGAACGGACCGGCGAGCAACGCGCTGCTGATCGACGGCCGGACGCCGGACGTGACACGAAGCAGGCCGGTCCCACCCACACCGGCCCGCGCACCGACGAGGCCCGGTACAGCGCCGCCGCCAAGGACGACACGAAGGCCACCGCTGAGGGCCAACAGGTCGCCGAGGATGGTGTGGAGACCGAACCGAAGCCGGAGAACACCGCCACCGTCACCGCGATGACTGCCGCTCTGCCGGTCGCCCCGGTACCCGTCGAGACCAGCGAGACGACCGCGGTCCAGGAGACCGGTTCGGCCCCGGTTGCCGCGACGGCGGAACCGCAGGCAGCGGCTGACGTGGCGCCGACGACCACCGACCAGGCGACCGCACCGGCCACCACCGCCGTCACCACCGTCACCGGCCAGGCCGCCGCGAGCCAGGCCGCCACCGGCCAGGCTCCGGCCGCTGGTCCGGCTCCGGCGGACCGGTCCGGCACCACGCCGGCCCCGGCCGGCCCCGCACCCGGCGCCGAACCCACCGGCCAGACCCTCGGCGGCACCGCGACCGCCTCGGCTCCCGGTCCGGCCACCGCGCCGGGTTCCGCCGCCGGCGCGTCACCGGCCACGGCTCCCACCGGCACCTCGGACACCGCGCCGGCCCCGGCTCTGTCCGCCGCGCAGGAGGCCGCCGCCACAGTCCGCCCGGAGAGTCTGCGCAGCACCGCGGAGACCACCGAACCAGCGGCCCGGGAGCAGACCGCTCCGGCCGCCGAACCCACCGCGGAGGCGGCACCGGCGGGTGACGTGGCGCCGGGCAGCGGGCCGGAGGCGGGTTCAACCGGTGCGGGCGGGCAGGGTGACCAGGCCAGATCGAGCAGCGGCCAGAGCGGCGACACCCCGGCCGGTACGCGGGACGGCGCGTTCCCCACCGGCCTCCCCCAGGACGCCGGGCCCACCGAGGCCGGCGCTACGACAGCCGCACCGGCCGCCGGCCTGCCCGGAGTGACCGGTCCGCAAGCCACCGCGCCCACCGCGACGGTCGCCGACGTCCAGGCCACCCCGCCGGCGGCGCCGTCCACCCCGGCTCCCACCGCCCATCAGCTCGCCACCCGGCTCATCCCGCTCAAGCTGGACGCCGACGGGGTGCACCGGCTGACCGTGAACCTGCATCCGGCCGACCTGGGCCCGGTGCAGGTGGTGGCGGAGATCCGCAACGGCGACATCACGGTGCAGCTCACCGGCGGTACCGAGGCCGGCACCGACGCGCTGCGCTCGGCTCTCGACGAGCTGCGCCGCGAGCTGGAGGACTCCGGTTTCGGCAACTGCACACTCGACCTGCGGCAGGGCAACGCCCAGCAGGAGCAGACCCGGCAGCAGTTCGCCGACGCACTGGGCCGCCGGGGCGGTCGCGGCGGCGGGGAGGGCCCGGACATCGGTCCCGAACCGGCTCCGGTCACCACCCGGCGGATCGACCCGTCCACCGGCCGGGTCGACGTCGAGGCCTGA